The genomic interval AAGCATTATCACCCAATGCTGCCAATGGGGCTGCCGTGCAGCCCCCGGCGATTTACCAGGTGACGCCGAAGCCAGCGGTATAGCGGGTCTTGTCCAGGTCACTTTCACGCGTGCCGGTGATGATGTCCTTTTCAGCCTTGAGGTTGAGCGAGGCCCACTCGGTGACCTTGTAGCGCAGGCCAACTTCGGCATCCAGCGAGTAGTCGGCCACGCCACCCAGCGGCTTGGCGAACTCGCCGTTGGTAAACAGCTGCACGTTCTTGCCGATCAGGTAGCGGGTGTAGTCCCACTTTACCGCTGCGGAATAGAAGTTGTCCTTGCCGCCGTCCTGGTACTCGAAGTCGGTGCGGTTGATCAGTGAACCCAGCGAGAACGCCCCCAGTTCATCGTCCCAGAACTGGTAACCCGGGCCGGTACCGACAGTGCGCTGACGGGCCAGGTCTTCGATGCGGTCACGCTTGTATTCCGCACGCCCCTGCCAGAACCACTTCTCGGTAATGAAACGGTCCAGTGCGTACTCGGCGCTCCAGTTGTCGGTAGTGGTGACGTCGTCCTTGGTCTC from Pseudomonas fortuita carries:
- a CDS encoding DUF481 domain-containing protein, translating into MYSRSLLCLLAASLCASPVLADTVWMKNGDRLSGKIKVFDGGKLLLETPYGGSIALDWKQVQTLESDQEMLVKQDAYTGEKAKSLKAAEPGKVTLANGEAPKTVELASIEQIMKPKPLVEDFVWKGNVDVALDYKRAENDTDDYDVGFKTTARHGRWRHNAEGEYNRETKDDVTTTDNWSAEYALDRFITEKWFWQGRAEYKRDRIEDLARQRTVGTGPGYQFWDDELGAFSLGSLINRTDFEYQDGGKDNFYSAAVKWDYTRYLIGKNVQLFTNGEFAKPLGGVADYSLDAEVGLRYKVTEWASLNLKAEKDIITGTRESDLDKTRYTAGFGVTW